The nucleotide sequence ACTGATCAtctatgtttattttttatcccAAGATTATATTTGAACTTTATAATGTTCTCTCTTAAAAGTTATTCaaaaatggttaaaaaaaacTGTGAAATGTAAAGCTAAAAgtgtaaataataattacgATCATGTTTAAACATGTTTTTTTCTGATTGAGATGTTAAAATCTATTTTTCCAAGCTGAAACCCCTAGACCCAGAAAGATATTTGATATTGTTGTGTTTCCAAGCCAACTCAATCGTGGAATTTACCTAGTATTTTTCTCAAGTGTCAGATTGAGTGCATCCAAGGGAAAACCATAAAAAAAGCACAAATGTTTGCCTTTTTGCCCGCTTTTTAATATTTGGCTAGTTTGCGAAGTAGCCTATATTGTATGGAGCGACGACTCCTGGTCTCGGGTGCTCATCCCGTCAATCCGGACCCACTCCCTCTACCTTTTCCGGTCCCCAGTTCATCCGATAAGCGGTGAATTGTTTGCTTTTTGCGCACATGCTGCCAAAAAAAGAACCGCCCGCAGCCGGCTTATCAGCCCTGTTTATCTAGTTTAGTCATATGTAGCTAAAGGTATTCACATATGGAGAAGATTTACACAGAAACGTGGAACCAGAAGATCGGGCTGGGAATACGGCACGCATTTATTGGCATTACTGCACACGTTACTAATGCGATAGGATCGCTTTTGGCGTAGATAAAATCAAAATGCAAAAAGCAAAAAGCCCCTTTGTTTTTGGCGTCTCGTGTGCCGAGCGTTCTACAGTAAAAGCTGATGGATAGGAGGGAGCGGCGGTTCGAGATAACAGCTACACGAGGAGATTGTGTAATCTTTGATGCGGATTCCCGGACAGTAAAGCCTGGTTAACGAAAACAAAGTCATTTCAAAGTAcgatatatacatatatcttaGGTATTCTAGTGTATTCTATTTAAGATCCTAAACCAGTTGATATTTCCTTAtcgtaaacattttttttccaagAACTATATCTCATCTTTCTTAAGCTTAAGCATTGAGCGCCCCTTCATAGGAAATATAATGTCTAAACCTGTGATTATTGTTTTTAGCACTTGAGTCAGTTTAGAACCATCTGGAATAGAGAATTCGATTCATGATGTCGCATAGTATTTGTTTCTTAATAGACGTCAATCCCTAGCTACATACATAGTTGCTTGGCCAACGGGCAATAGTTGTTGGCTTTTTAGCCGAAAATGCAAATTGTTTTCTTACCCGTCGCCACAGCAGCAGaaagaaataatgaaaaataaaacgTCACCCTTCTGTGTTTACCACCCCGTAAACCCTGCCATTATACCCCGATTTCGCCTGGCAACCGGTGGGATTTCGACCGATGCCGATACACTGTCGATtcagttgaaaatgttttctgtttttgtttaccCATCGCGTTCGATGGCTGGCAAGCCATTCCCGATCTAAAATAAAGCCAGACACAAGCTAATTCAGTTCTGGAGGAGCAACAGTCCTCTCAAGTCTTCCAGGCCGACATGCAGTTCTTCGCGTGAGTCGGAAATATGGAAATCCCAGATCTACTGAACCGAGACTTTGTCCATAAAATCTACGAAGTACAATTTAAACTATTGCCAAGCCCCTTTTTCAGTCCCCCCCATCTGGGTTCGGGTTTATTTTCTTCTTATACCCGCTTTCAATTAAATCGCTCCCTGATGAGGGGCACTAAAACTTTTGCCTAAACAAAAGGCTAAATGGAACTAAATGGAAAACTGTTCGAGCAGCAACAATGGAAAACAATTGAAAAACTCAATTTGTTGGTAATTTGTTTGGGCGTGCGTGTCTCAGTGTTTTTTCTCTTTGTGCAATAACAATTTCAGAGCTTGGCACATTGCAGGCGATTTGACTGCATAAAAAGCAGTTGAATGAACCGAGAGCAAACTTTGATTGATATTTCGAAAGCCATATTGAGGGAAAATTGATTAGGCGGGGGACTTAAATAACAGCCAAGCTTCTCCAAGTCCAAATTCGGCTTTCTttggtaaataaattgtaGGGAAATCTATTATACGTACTTTTGTTTCCATGACTCCAACTTTTTTATTGCATTATTTATTGCAAAAAAAGACTAGAACTTAAGGAATATTGTTCGGTTGATTTACTAGTTGGATCAAATTTTTTCCTTAcctttcttaaaataaaactttacTTAGATAAtgcttaatattttatattcccATATTTCTCTCTCTTGCAGCTTCTCCAAAATGGCCAAGTACTCGGGCAAGAAATGCCGGCTGCTCTCGATGATGTGGCTGACGGCGTTCTTCTTCTTTGTGGAGATCATAGTGGGTTATGTGACCAATTCTATGGCCCTGGTGGCGGATAGTTTCCACATGTTGGGCGACATCGCCGCCCTGGTCATATCTTTTCTGTCTGTGAAGGTAAGTCCCTGTCGTCTACCAAGAAATATTACTTATATCACTCACCTCCTATCTCGACAGATGTCACCGAAAAAGTGGTCGAAGAACACTTTCGGCTGGGCCAGGGCTGAGGTTTTGGGTGCTTTGGTCAACGCTGTTTTCCTGGTGGCCTTGTGCTTCAGCATCACCATCGAGGCCTGCAAGAGGTGAGTGTCCAATccaatcaaaaaaaaaacaaagaataAGAATAATATTAAGATTCCTTAACATTTCATTTACGAAGATCTCTACTGTTCTTCAAATGGTTTAATTCCAAATTCCattgtttattttgtagctGAGACTTCCATGAAGCTTCGCCATCAGTTATAGAAAGAAACAAGCAAAACAAAATTTGCAAAAAAGGCAATTTCTTGTTTATCTTATTTATAAAAGAGCAAATATCCCTAGAATTCGCTTTTCAAACAAATCAAAAAGTAAAGCTTCCAAAAGCTACTCTTGCTTtaactaattttaaaaatagttaaGGTTTTTAGAAACACATTTTAACTTGATCTTATATGGTACGTTTTGTTCCTCCTCCTTGTCACCATCGTAAACTGCTTTCCATGTCGGGAGTAATTACGGATCAACGATCCACACCCAGACCCAGTTGTCCGGCGATCTGTGAGCAGTAAGCCGTGTTACGAGCAATAAGCTCGCCTTGGCATCGACATGTGTTAACGtgatttgtttatattttcttgAATCACTCGATTCCGTCTGTGAGCTAATTTGTTGTGATACGTTTGGGTTTTACTGCCACCTTTGCGTCTGTATATGTGCATTGGGTTTTGTGAATTATCCACTATTAATTTACATTCCGGAGGCATTTTGTGCATATTTAATGAAAGCTTTACGAGGTGAGTCCGTTGCCAATAGCTACCGATTCCCTGGAGACGCCAGCTCCACtgttcaaaaaatataatcTAACCGGGTTAATAAGTTTATTTCTAAACGGCCTTCAGAGATGTCTAGTTGTTTAATCAGATTGCTGATAACGTAATCATAGTTAGGTTGTATTTGAATTCAATATGTAGGATTGTACACTTTCGTAGAACTACTCaatataatttaaacaaaGGCGATAATTAACATTCAATGAAATCATTGAActcaaaattttttaatgtaataatatttttgatttattacAGATTTATTGAAGAGGAACCGATTCACGAGCCCGAACTGTTGGTTATCGTGGGAGCTCTAGGACTCCTGGTGAATGTGATTGGACTGTGCCTGCTTTACGGTAAGAccaacaaaaatcaaaatgcGAACAAAACCTAACCTAATATAATCCACAGAGCACGGCGGTCACCATGGACACTCACATGGCGCCGGACTCACCCGCAACCACAGCCGCCTCACAGAGCTGGCCAACATGGACGAGGGCGAGGATGAGCAGAACGAATTTGCCTACGAGAAGCAGAAGGAGAAGCCGCCGGTGAAGAAGTCCAGCCATGGACACAGCCACGATCCTGGCCAGATGAACATGCGCGGCGCCTTCCTGCACGTTCTAAGCGATGCCCTCGGCAGCATCATTGTGGTGATTAGTGCTGTGGTGGTATGGAAGACGGAGTGGAAGTACCGATTCTATATGGATCCCGCTCTGTCCATCGTATTGGTTGTGCTGATCCTGCACTCCGTGTGGCCGCTGCTGCGCGAGTCCGCTTTGATCCTGCTGCAGACGGTGCCCACGCACATCCAGGTTGATGCCATTCAGAAGAGGCTTCTGGAGAAAGTTGATGGCGTGCTGGCTGTGCACGAGTTCCATGTGTGGCAGCTGGCCGGCGACCGCATCATCGCCTCGGCCCATATAAGGTGAGTTTTAATAAGAAGTAACCCTTAGATTCATAAACAATATAATCAATATTCTCTTACACCTTTTAGGTGCCGCAATCTGTCGGAGTACATGAAGATTGCCGAGAAGGTAAAGGAGTTCTTCCACAACGAGGGTATCCACTCCACCACCATCCAGCCGGAGTTCAGCGAGATCGAGGGCTGCAACATGTCCGACGGCACATCCAGCATCAATATGAGCGGCTCCGACTGCTGCGCCCTGGACTGCCCCACCACGGATGAGGGATGTGTCAAGGCCACATGCTGccagaacaacaacaaattgGTGGGTTTACCTTGTCTATATGCAAGTGGGGAAATTGTGTATTGAAACGTGAAATTTATTTACAGAACCCACTGCCCTCACCCACCAACTCGCCGTATCTGTGCCGCCAGCGAAATGCCGCCCGACAGGCCGGAGATGTGGAGGCCGGTTCCCTGCTAGAGGCCGCGTCCAATGGCAACCAGGCAGCCACTGGCGGCGCCACCGCTGGAGCGCCTGCGGTTGCGATAGGGGCGACGTCAACGCCGAAGAGCGATTTGGTTTGACGACAGCCACAGCAGGCGCAACAACATGTACACTTTGCCACGACCAAAACGGAAACCACAACCGCAACAACAACGGCAGTCACAACAgccacaacagcagcagcagcaacatcaataCGTGATATAATGTACGAGCCAAGCGCCAACAACCAAGTGGCTTCCAGCGCACAGGTGGACGGCAATATCGGCCTGTCGGTGACCGCCCAGCGGCGACGGGAGCTTCAGTTGCAGGCCGAACAGCAGTATCAGGAGCAGGTGTCACCTTTGAGCACCAGAAATGGTGATGAGGTGGCCCTCTAATTAGGAGCCTAGTTTAACGTTAATTGTGCAAACCGCTGCAATGGAGACTGGTCTGCCATGGTGCAGCGTTCGTGTTTTAGTGTTTGTATCATTATTTGTTCTTAGTGGAATTTAGGAATTTAAATGAGGTGGCCTGACCTCACCACTGAGCTATTTTAATTAAAGTAAaatcaaaaaagaaaaaacacgaTTATCTAATAGTGCTGAGGACACAAAGTTTAAAGAAAGAACATGCAGTTAATGAATATGTCATTCATATACTATATAGTATGTTAAATCTATTCGATTGTAGTTAATTGCATTAGTTTATAAGTCGATAAGTGAGCCCAACCAACAGAGAATACATATGTACTACGTTTTTTACATTTTGAGAAAGTTTATATATAcgtgaaataaattattgtaTTCAATAGTTACCTACGGATTAGCAAATGACTAAACACAGTTTACAAAATACATAGTTATATACGCATGTATGTTTGTGAATGGTTAGGCATAGTCCCTTAATCTTAGTAGTTGTAACGCTATatgtaaaaaatgtttttaccACAACCGAGAAACtagtttatatatttaattttaatcgTACCGAACTTTAAAGTGactatacatttttaatgcaAACATAATGTATTATTTTATGATCTGCATTCATTTTTTTCACCTGTATTTGTTTGTAAATAAACGCCAAACATAATCAGTCCAAGCTAATTGACATCAGATGATTTGGGTGGTGGCGGTATTTGTCTTTAGCAATGGCTCAACGGATACCTGGTTTAATCAAATATTCTTTGGACATAGAGATGAAAGTAGTCTAGCCAACCGAGTAGACTTCATctcactttttttaaaaaaaaagtattgaTGTCAATGAGATCAGCACAAGTGGTTTCAGTTAGAATTCAACTATGGAAAGCACAAAAGTATGCCTTTAAAGACGGTGTTGCAACTATTTGCATTTTCACCAAAATGCAAGTTACTGGGCACAGAGATTCTGAGCCTATATAAGCACTTTTGAGATTCAAATAGAGATCAATTTAACACAAAGATTTACTCGTCGATAATGAAGTTCCTGGTTGGTTTCTTTGCTCTGGTGACTATTAGTGTGCTGTTCGCCAACATGGCAGCTGCGGAGGATTGTCTTTCTAAAACAGTCGGTCCTCCCTGTTTCGAATTTGATCCTGAATTTTGTCAAAGATCCTGCGTAACAAATGAAGGTCGTACCGGTGGCCACTGCAGTCCCAGTATGGAGTGCATGTGCGAAGGATGTTGAAGCTGCTTAATTTTTAACGTGCTTatattcttaaatattttcacaTGATTTATGTCTTTTTGTACtccaaaacaaataaaaaacatgCATCACGAAACAATCTATAATTTCTATTTTACATCTTTTAGTTTGGGTCTCATTTGGAGGTTATcgaataaacaatttttactatttgtcagaaattgttaaattgtaaattatatttataagaaaaCAGTAAATCAGGTATTATTCATAGTTCAAAAATGCTGTTGGTCTCAAAAAGTtgccattaaaaaataaaaagcttCATTGCATTAgaatacctttaaatttaCGTACTTTTAGGCAAAGATCTCTAGTACTGTAAAAATCACCAACCAAGAATATCGAAaagtgtaagtacatttttttattgattacTATTTTTGTCATGTCAGTCAATAAATACAAATCCATataatatttcaataaaacttaattgaaaatacttttatttataattttgcaAGCAGCTGGATTGATAGTTAAGTTTATATGATTTGTTCAAGTTTTCTTCAGTTTATTTGAACGTGCTACTATTGAATCGGTTTCATTATTCAAACAATTTAGACCTGTTTTTTGAAGTCTCGTGATAAATTGtgttttaatttaatgtaCATATTTAagaattcattaaatttaattaatagtAGATCTCTCctgaaacaaaaaaatggaaaagaaaTGCCGGTTTTACACATATGCATAGAATGTTTTTATAATAGACTCCGTATGTGTGTTTTTCCCATCCCCTAAAGTAGGCACCTTCTAATAAATACACTGCAATTATAATCTGCGATTACAATATCACCTGCGTTTTTAATTTCAGGTATCATATTAAACACATTTAATGTCAATGATAAGATAAGTAAGATTTCGGATAGTTCAAAATATGCATTGGATTAAttaaaggtttttgaaattataGTTTAATTCTGCTTATGTGAGAAGCCGTAAAGTATGCTTCTCAAAATCTATATTGCACTTATTTGCATTTTCACCATGATGCAAGTTGCTCAACGCATAGTTTCTGAGCCTATATAAGCGCTCATTTTAGTTCGAGAAACTCAAAGTAAACATTTTACTAAAAGAATTGTTATAAAAATGGCGCTTCTCAAAAGCCTGTTCGTTATCCTCGCTGTGATGACCATCGTTCTAATGGTGGCCAACACGGCATCGGCCATTGATTGCCTTTCTGGAAGATTCAGTGGTCCTTGCTGGGCTTGGGATGGAGAGCAGTGCCGCCGTCTCTGCGGAGAGGAAGGACATGTCAGTGGACATTGCAGTGCCAGTCTGAAGTGTTGGTGTGAAGGATGCTAAAGCCACTCCAATTTGAACGTGTTTATATTCGCTAATATTTACACATGAATTATGTACTTTTTATTGTtcttacaaataaataaaaaatatatatcacgGCAAAAACTATATTTTAACTGTTAGTCAAACTTACTACACCATTTGGATAGGTAAGTCTTCTTCAACAAGTGTTACAGAGTCTTATAAAATAAGTTTGagtttatttttttctgcGACTTATCAGGATGTACAACAAAATAcattgttataaatattttttgttattatacccgttactcgtagagtaaaagggtatactagattcgtcgaaaagtatgtaacaggcagaaggaagcatttccgaccccataaagtatatatgttcttgatcaggatcactagccgagtcgatctagccatgtccgtctgtccgcatgaacgctgagatctcggaaactatgggagctaggctattgagatttggcgtgcagatttctgagcttcttacgcagcgcaagtttgtttcagtagagtgccacgcccactctaacgcccacaaaccgcccaaaactgtggctcctaaagttttgatgctagaataaaaattttaactgaaatgtaatgttctcatcaatacctatcgatttgccacgcccaccctaacgcccataaacctcccacaaacttcaaaaaatcgtaaatatgaacaaggatatcttggaaactatcaaagatagagaattgggatttcagatttagattccgtagccttatacgcagcgcaagtttgttacgcgaatatgccacgcccactctaacgcccacaaaccgcataaacctgtgacgcccacatttatttttttttttttatttaaaaatattacttttagGCAATGTTTTTCATTGCTATTCATAGGTTATTGCAATACAACTTTATTTGCATCATTCTTAATTAATTAAGGCAGGTTAACAAATCATTGTATAACAGCCGGCTTTTCCAAGATCATTTCATAAAAAACTTGTTCTGGTTTTCCTTAGTTTACTcgacaaacaaataaataaatcattgtGCATAAACTTAGCATATGATTACAATGAcagaacaaaatatttttttaattgttttgaatttattaACAAATTATTCATATTACAGACGGATATCTCAGATTTAGTTTATGGCACTTGTTATGGGTTTTCTTAATTTAGTAAGGAGTTCAACTCGTTTCATGGTCTCGTGATAAATAAGTCATCTTGGGTAAAATTAACATATGATGCCAATAAAATTGGAAAACTAACGAGGTATGCTATCATAAACAGAAAGCAAAATTGCATTGCTAGTTTTTAAGGCAGAATATTTACGTGGGTTCTTCTTATGCCCTAAAGTAGGCACCTAAAATCAAATACACTTCATTTAATAATGTGTTCTCAAATTATTAACTGTAATTATCTGCTAATCATTCGACGCTGGCAGAATCCAAATTGGTGGGCAGAGAGATCCCGACCCTATAAAAGCGCAGCAGTGCTCTATTTACCAGTAAAAAAATACGAAAAGTAACAAGATGCAGTTCAAGTTCCTGTACTTTTTCCTGGCTGTGATGACCCTCTTCATCCTGGGCGCCAAGGAAGCGGATGCCGACTGTCTTTCCGGAAGATATGGAGGTCCCTGTGCCGTCTGGGACAATGAGACTTGCCGTCGTGTGTGCAAGGAGGAAGGACGAGTCAGTGGACACTGCAGCCCCAGTCTGAAGTGCTGGTGCGAAGGATGCTAAATTGGATTCCACTTCGGTGGATGTTCCCAAGCAGTCCCGAAACCCGCGGCTCGAAATCGCATAAAAACTACTCTATCTTAATGTGTAGCATACAAATACATATATGGTTGCAAAGTAACTTGGCTCTTATTATTCCGGGATTTTCCAGGATTTTTGGTTTTGAATACACAGTGTGTTTGCTTACTATTTTTGAAATTGCTCTGGTTTTTCCCTTTGCTTGTTCAACCGTGATACTATAACCTGCTACGGTAGAAATCTTCTCATCATTTGTTTGTAATCATCGAACTAATCTGAATCTCAAGTAATCTCACAGtattgaatttgaatttgggGATGACTTTTTTGAAACTGTAAAAAATTACAGGTAACTGTGATAATCTTATGAGTATAAAAAACTTGAGGATGAAAAGTGCGATCGAAAAAAATAATGGCAGTAATTATTAGAAACAAGTACAGTTTAAAGTCGATATCGATTGATTTGATGTCGATCTAAACGAAGAGCCAATTATTTTCAAGTagagtttatttatttattcaaaacGGCCTAGTTCTATCACTGATTAAGTCATTCCGATGTATACAATGAAATAAATAGCGGAATATAAGTACAGGAACTTGTCGGAATAAGATATTAAGTGATTCTAGAATCGTTATCTCCAAAGAAGGTAATGCGCACTTGAGAAATTGTTGGGGTAGCTTGAAAGACACAATGTCTATAAACTGAATAAGGattctttaaaattaaacaaattatttatcATTATATAAGAGGTTCTAGGGAAACCTCTTAAAAGCGTGCCGTTAATAAAGATGCCACCCAACCATATTTCATTGCCTATGATTAAAATAATTGCTTGCATTTATTTGCATTATATTAGGTTGAATAAATACAATGTATGCGCAGCAGTATGTTTAATTGTTATCTATGAAACCCGTTCTAACCGCAGACgatatagtttatttttaaccgtttcaaaaattaaagcaaATTGGCTTGTTCTACCTGTGGGTTAACCCcaaacaaattctttagaaACTATTATTGGACTCATTTTCCCGCCAATCAATATTCATACgggaaaaacaaatgttaacCTTTTGCTACTGAAAAACGACCGACAACTTAGGCATACTTATAGTGGGCGTGTGTTGTGTTTATATAATTAAAACTAGTTTCAACCACAAACAAGATGCGAGATACAGGTGAATATAAAGTGCATTAAactttataataattattcaGATAAAATGTATGTGTTTCCTCAGATTCGCGGGAAAATGCTAATGAAATGTAGATTTAAAATAACATTAATCTTCAATAACTAGTTTCAGTAAGACAAACTTATGAAGGTGTTTGAACTGGGCTATTAATTAAATAGATGAAATAAATTgaccaaaataaaataaaatgtattggaGTTTCATAAATACCAATGCATTCACAGGTGGAGAAAAACAATTTCATAAATGATTTCTACCCTTCCATGTTGTTAAACAGCTCCTGAAATAATGTCTCATAACAACTAAAGTTCCAACACCCACAGGTTCCGTAGTGTAATCAGAACACGATATGGTCCATGTTTTATCTGAAACGCTTCTCAATAAAACTTTAATAGTTCAAATTGTCAATGTCTTTTAAATAGGACATCAAAATTGAAAACTGAGATttttatacatacataattaATAGAACtaatctcaatctttttaataatataatttattaagaGCATACTTACAAACTAGAAACACACAACATAACAAAAAATCAACACTAAAATGGCTTGGAATGAGTTCTAAAAAATTTAAGACATTTACAGAGATATACAAAAAAGCGTGCAAATTACTAGTGATTGGTGAAGTGCTCCCCGACATCGCCGCCACCGGGTCGTGGCGGCAGCTGTTCTGAGAAGCGGAGCTGCCGCTATAAGTTCTCATCCAGGTTCTCGTCGGTGTTCTCCTCCACGATGGCCTCGTCCCAGGGACCATGGATGTTGAACTTGTACTGTTGCTGCCAAACGAATATGAACGGGCAGACAAAGTTGATAAAGACAGTGGTGGAGGCGTACAGATAGAGTACCGGGCGTGATATCCAGTACAGGGCCAGGCAGCATATGGCAAAGATGGGCACCATGAATGCAGCGTGCCAATTCGCTTCCGTCATAATGGGATACAGCACAAAGAAGACGGCGGCCTCGACGAGGAGAACGAAGGCGTGATACGAGGTCGGCAGGCGGGATGCCAGGCAAATGGCTCCAAATATGGCGGCATTCAGCGAGATGGCCTGGGATTAACAAGGAAATGTGACAAACACTTTTAACTCAATACAATACAATCACTACTTTGGAGACCATGGCCACATCCAAGCCGTAATGGCCAAATATCAGATTGCCCAGCAGGACGAAGAAGGTCATCGTGTAGATGGTGTCCGTACTTATGGCCTGGGTGAGGGTATGCAGCATCGGTGAGAAGAGGTAGCCGAAGAGTACCACGGTGACCAGGGTTTTGGAGTCCTCGCCCAGTAGCGCCCAGCTGAGAGTCCTGCCGCGGTAGCACAGGTAACCAATCCCTGTAACCCCGCAGCTGGGCAGCAGGATCGTGGTGGGCGACACACTATCGCTGAGCATCAATTGGTAGAGTATCAAGAATCCGGTGATGCAGGATATCTGGTTATTTAG is from Drosophila suzukii chromosome 3, CBGP_Dsuzu_IsoJpt1.0, whole genome shotgun sequence and encodes:
- the PIG-C gene encoding phosphatidylinositol N-acetylglucosaminyltransferase subunit C — protein: MVKKAQAKRRPWVKNLYSNREYPDNYTDASFLKDLRTNLHVRIYTFGEAMAGITVLNNQISCITGFLILYQLMLSDSVSPTTILLPSCGVTGIGYLCYRGRTLSWALLGEDSKTLVTVVLFGYLFSPMLHTLTQAISTDTIYTMTFFVLLGNLIFGHYGLDVAMVSKAISLNAAIFGAICLASRLPTSYHAFVLLVEAAVFFVLYPIMTEANWHAAFMVPIFAICCLALYWISRPVLYLYASTTVFINFVCPFIFVWQQQYKFNIHGPWDEAIVEENTDENLDENL
- the Drsl5 gene encoding drosomycin gives rise to the protein MQFKFLYFFLAVMTLFILGAKEADADCLSGRYGGPCAVWDNETCRRVCKEEGRVSGHCSPSLKCWCEGC
- the ZnT63C gene encoding proton-coupled zinc antiporter SLC30A1; protein product: MAKYSGKKCRLLSMMWLTAFFFFVEIIVGYVTNSMALVADSFHMLGDIAALVISFLSVKMSPKKWSKNTFGWARAEVLGALVNAVFLVALCFSITIEACKRFIEEEPIHEPELLVIVGALGLLVNVIGLCLLYEHGGHHGHSHGAGLTRNHSRLTELANMDEGEDEQNEFAYEKQKEKPPVKKSSHGHSHDPGQMNMRGAFLHVLSDALGSIIVVISAVVVWKTEWKYRFYMDPALSIVLVVLILHSVWPLLRESALILLQTVPTHIQVDAIQKRLLEKVDGVLAVHEFHVWQLAGDRIIASAHIRCRNLSEYMKIAEKVKEFFHNEGIHSTTIQPEFSEIEGCNMSDGTSSINMSGSDCCALDCPTTDEGCVKATCCQNNNKLNPLPSPTNSPYLCRQRNAARQAGDVEAGSLLEAASNGNQAATGGATAGAPAVAIGATSTPKSDLV
- the LOC108007123 gene encoding drosomycin, giving the protein MALLKSLFVILAVMTIVLMVANTASAIDCLSGRFSGPCWAWDGEQCRRLCGEEGHVSGHCSASLKCWCEGC